One Pagrus major chromosome 11, Pma_NU_1.0 genomic region harbors:
- the rgs4 gene encoding regulator of G-protein signaling 4: protein MCKGLATLPATCLKSAKDIKHKISFLLQKPEPQAADQKLMKVNTTAAAAAAAAAKRVPTAAEVGKWKESFSHMMSSETGRMVFTSFLKSEFSEENMDFWVACEDYKKTSPSKRSTQAKQIYQQYVEADAPHEVNLDAVTREETKQNVENACPSCFGEAQKMIYTLMEKDSYRRFLNSKVMQKLCQNATAQEKKNCDCAENRQALTGGA from the exons ATGTGTAAAGGACTTGCAACACTTCCTGCAACATGCTTGAAAAG TGCCAAAGACATCAAGCACAAAATAAGCTTCTTACTCCAGAAGCCAGAACCCcaagcagcagatcagaagctgatgaaagtgaacacgactgctgctgccgctgctgctgctgctgcaaagag GGTGCCTACTGCAGCTGAGGTGGGGAAATGGAAGGAATCGTTCAGCCACATGATGAGCAGTGAAA cgGGTCGTATGGTCTTCACCAGCTTCCTTAAGTCAGAATTCAGCGAGGAGAACATGGACTTCTGGGTTGCCTGTGAAGACTACAAGAAGACTTCACCTTCTAAGCGGTCGACCCAAGCCAAGCAGATCTACCAGCAGTATGTGGAGGCAGATGCTCCTCATGAG GTAAACTTAGACGCAGTGACTAGAGAGGAAACGAAGCAGAATGTCGAGAACGCTTGCCCGTCTTGTTTCGGCGAGGCTCAGAAGATGATCTACACCTTGATGGAGAAAGACTCCTACAGGCGCTTTCTAAACTCCAAAGTGATGCAGAAACTGTGTCAGAACGCCACTGCTCAGGAGAAGAAAAACTGTGACTGTGCTGAGAACAGGCAGGCGTTAACAGGAGGCGCATAA